In Leptolyngbya sp. CCY15150, the genomic window GCTTCAACTATGAAGCTGAAGCCTGGGTCTATATTGTTGAAATGTCGCTGGGGCCAGAGCCAGACTTTGGCAGAGTTGGCGGAGAGACGACGATAGTGCTTAGCGAGACCGATTCATATGCGGTATGACCCAACCCCAGCTCCCTTAACAGGAGTTTTAATTGCCTCGGTGATTGTGTTGCTTTGGATGTTTAGTTTAGGGTTGCTCTTAGTGATTGACCTAGGTCAGTACAACGTTCTATGGGTTTTTCCGGCCATTTTAGGACGCACCTATATTCAAACTGGTTTATTTATTTTGGCCCACGATGCCATTCATGGAGTGGTCATGCCAAGCGATCGCCGCCTGAATCATGACATTGGGCGGCTAGCCGTCACGCTCTATGCTCTCTTGTCTTATGAGAAACTTGCTCGCAACCACCGGAAGCACCACCGATATCCTGGTCAAGCCAAAGACCCCGACTTCCACGATGGCACGCATCGCAGCTTTTTCCCTTGGTATTGGAGATTTATGAACGGCTATATGAATGGCAAAGAGAGGACTGTCATGCTGTTCAAAATCATTGCTATAGCTCTAGTCGCGAGCGTTGGGTTTCACATTGCTATGGC contains:
- a CDS encoding fatty acid desaturase — protein: MRYDPTPAPLTGVLIASVIVLLWMFSLGLLLVIDLGQYNVLWVFPAILGRTYIQTGLFILAHDAIHGVVMPSDRRLNHDIGRLAVTLYALLSYEKLARNHRKHHRYPGQAKDPDFHDGTHRSFFPWYWRFMNGYMNGKERTVMLFKIIAIALVASVGFHIAMANLFLFWFLPIVLSSMQLFFSRAAKLAGERGDNWLG